TTGCCTGACAGCATATTTGTAAAGGATTTTCCTGGTTTTCTGATTTATGTGGGGGCTAGTGATGGGAAAAATCTGACCGACATCCATATTTGTCAACTGGACGAAAATGATAAGGTCAAAACCATGACCGATGCCCCGAAAGGGCTTCTTCAAAGGTCCGGCAATCAAACCAGCCTGGAACTTTTTGACGCACGCATTTTTGACGTGCAGAGCGGCAGTTGGGCCTATCCTGGAATCGTTTCGCAGGATCTTAGTTCGATTAAGACAAACTCCACCTCAAAAAATATTCATATCGGCGACATGACTTTCCGTCAGTTGCAGAACGAATTGCAAGTTGTGGAGAATGAGTTTGCCGTTCCCGAAAAAGCCGGAAGCAAGGCGGAATTGCAACAAAGAAGAGACATCCTGGCGAACAAAAAAAAGGATGTGACGATGCCAATCCGCGTTCAGATGCATCGCCAGGTTGCATTTTCGTTCGCCTGCTTTGGCTTCACGCTGATCGGTATTCCTTTGGGGATTCAAGCTCACCGCCGGGAAACCAACGTAGGCATTGCCATGTCGCTCGCGCTGGTTCTCGTTTATTACAGTTTTATTATTTTGGGCCAATCTTTCGAGGGCCGTCCTTATCTGGCCCCCCACCTGATCCTATGGATTCCTAATTTTCTCTTTCAAGCAATTGGGGCAGTAATGTTGTGGCGTGCGAATCGCGGTATTTAGCCGAACGGAACCACACCTGCAGACACTCCGCCGGTTCACGCCTAATAAAAAAATCCCCTTGCAAGCAAGGGGAAGTGGAGAGGGAAACTACAAACTCTTTCGACGGTAAACTTTGTGAATGGCAGCCTGATCGGTCGGTTTGATCAACATCTGATCGATGTTCACGTGCGGCGGGCGGTTGGCAACCCAGAGGATAATTTCAGCAATATCTT
This Pedosphaera parvula Ellin514 DNA region includes the following protein-coding sequences:
- a CDS encoding LptF/LptG family permease, whose amino-acid sequence is MKILHTYLIRQVLATLMMTVAVFTFVLLLGNGLKEILVLIINRQATLGGVIQAFGLLIPFVLVFALPMGMLTAALLVFGRFSADQELTAVKSSGVSLLSLITPILGLSLVLCGVSAAINMEIAPRCRIAYLDLRDEMVGKVAGAALPDSIFVKDFPGFLIYVGASDGKNLTDIHICQLDENDKVKTMTDAPKGLLQRSGNQTSLELFDARIFDVQSGSWAYPGIVSQDLSSIKTNSTSKNIHIGDMTFRQLQNELQVVENEFAVPEKAGSKAELQQRRDILANKKKDVTMPIRVQMHRQVAFSFACFGFTLIGIPLGIQAHRRETNVGIAMSLALVLVYYSFIILGQSFEGRPYLAPHLILWIPNFLFQAIGAVMLWRANRGI